One segment of Clostridia bacterium DNA contains the following:
- a CDS encoding PHP domain-containing protein, whose translation MKRRVLGVLLLTLLIAATSILPSASAYVGGSEQAKLSSTQPQETIYRDDLKADIFALANGNRLMLVTLMELELWKECPTKAYAPIGLINLGPNPVRAVVRDVALGISGAYRAQTLNQEVLLEVVTEKPEEVLMLLSQHPGSPEANRVLGKAFKGPVSIGLPANNLKFGDKAAIDIELRIESEGTLHVLVSQTNVIILQLPVRTYWHGGDGHIHSSWSPDSSGWTINDLAGYAADSGFHWVIVTDHEDGINENWPTYVAQCNNAQTGHGIVVAPGGEITASGGNGDALGYCLRETAATIPNNQTYTPQGLINAINNHNSPYSYAVIAHPYKTPAWTDWNVYGFRSIELLSYEYVASEEVKNKWFDLLRVNLADTIATGKFVVGVGNTDSHKVLGIGGPNPGDRGFSWVYTQDYQYYLRSSIWNAIRSGHVSASGRKDLGVFAVNGTVQGSVIKVSAQGQLQFRLVQQPVTGRKCTMVRIVDALRNPIRNIANPGTETYVTLSPPPNDTFYVVKFEFTATDGSEPSDVWCNPIFIDKI comes from the coding sequence ATGAAGCGTCGAGTCCTGGGAGTGCTCCTTTTAACCCTGCTTATCGCGGCCACGTCGATTCTGCCCTCCGCTTCTGCCTATGTAGGAGGCAGTGAACAGGCAAAACTGAGTTCCACCCAGCCACAAGAAACCATTTACCGTGACGACCTAAAAGCGGACATTTTCGCCCTGGCCAACGGAAACCGCCTGATGCTTGTGACTCTGATGGAGCTTGAGCTTTGGAAGGAGTGTCCAACGAAAGCATATGCACCAATTGGTCTTATTAACCTGGGTCCGAACCCTGTGCGGGCGGTAGTCAGGGACGTCGCGCTCGGCATTAGTGGCGCTTACCGAGCCCAGACGCTGAACCAAGAGGTGCTGCTAGAGGTTGTAACCGAAAAGCCGGAAGAGGTTCTTATGCTCCTTTCCCAGCATCCCGGCTCCCCTGAAGCCAACAGAGTGCTCGGGAAAGCATTCAAAGGGCCCGTAAGCATAGGACTTCCAGCCAATAACCTCAAATTTGGAGATAAGGCGGCCATTGACATTGAGCTGCGCATAGAGTCCGAAGGCACTCTTCATGTCCTGGTAAGCCAAACCAACGTCATAATCCTACAGCTACCGGTGCGGACCTACTGGCACGGGGGAGATGGGCATATCCATTCGTCTTGGAGTCCTGACTCGTCGGGTTGGACGATAAACGACCTTGCTGGGTATGCCGCAGACTCTGGTTTCCACTGGGTTATCGTCACTGACCATGAAGATGGGATAAACGAAAACTGGCCAACCTATGTTGCTCAATGTAATAATGCCCAGACCGGCCATGGGATCGTTGTTGCGCCGGGAGGGGAAATCACTGCCTCAGGCGGAAATGGTGATGCTCTTGGCTACTGCCTTAGGGAAACAGCAGCTACTATTCCCAATAACCAGACGTATACGCCTCAGGGGTTGATCAATGCGATCAACAATCACAACTCACCATACTCGTATGCGGTCATTGCGCATCCCTATAAGACTCCTGCTTGGACGGACTGGAATGTCTATGGTTTTCGGTCTATCGAGCTGCTTTCGTATGAGTATGTAGCCAGCGAAGAAGTGAAGAACAAATGGTTTGACCTCCTTCGGGTAAACCTTGCAGATACCATCGCAACGGGGAAATTCGTGGTCGGTGTCGGCAATACGGATTCACACAAAGTCTTGGGAATCGGGGGGCCGAACCCAGGCGACAGAGGGTTCAGCTGGGTCTATACTCAGGACTATCAGTATTACCTGAGATCATCCATATGGAACGCTATCCGATCGGGTCACGTGAGCGCCTCCGGGCGTAAGGACCTGGGGGTCTTTGCCGTAAACGGGACTGTCCAGGGCAGCGTGATTAAGGTCAGCGCCCAAGGCCAACTTCAGTTCAGGCTGGTTCAGCAGCCGGTAACCGGACGTAAGTGCACCATGGTGCGTATAGTTGATGCCTTGCGCAATCCCATAAGGAATATTGCCAACCCGGGGACGGAAACGTACGTAACCTTATCGCCCCCTCCTAACGATACGT